ATGGTGGCCAGCCCCGCGCCCTGCGCGTCGCCCGGGTCCTTCCACACGCGCGGCTCGCCCGCCCAGCTGATCGTCCCGTCGGTGACGGGCTGGACGCCGCTGACGCACTTGATGAGCGTGGACTTGCCCGCACCGTTGGCGCCGACGAGGCCGTGCACCGCTCCGCGCCGTACGGCGAGGTCGACGCCCTTCAGCGCCTGCGTGCCGTTCGGGAACCGCTTGGTCACGCCCCGGAGCTCGAGCAGGACCTCGCCTGCAGCACCGTCCTTCATGGTCTCGCCCCTCCTGGAGGTCTCGGGGGCCACGACGTCACCGTCGCGGCCCGGGGCTGTGCGCGCACCGGCGGGCGCGCACAGCCCGGTCCGGGGGGATCACCCCCGGTCGGTCACCACTGCGGGACGCAGTCGTCCACGTTCTCCGCCGTCACGGCGGGCGTGTCGTAGGAGACGAACTCCGACTCGCGGGACTCCTCCCCCGTCAGGTGGTCGTAGATGACCTGCATCGCGAGCTCGCCCAGGTCACGCGGCTTGAAGCAGACCGTGCCGTAGACCGTGCCGGCCTTCACGCCGTCGATCCCGAGCTGGGAGCCGCCGATGCCGATGACGACGGCGTCCGAGCCGGCCGCGTCCACGGCCTCCGCGCAACCGACCGCCATGTCGTCGCTCTCGGCGTAGAGCACGTCGATGTCGGGGTCGCCCGCGAGGAGGTTCTGGCACGCCCCCTGGGCGCCCTCGACCGTCCAGTCCCCCGGCTGGCGGGCGACGACGTCGAAGGTCACGCCGGCCTCCTCGGCCGGGTCGAGGAACTCCGCGAAGCGCAGCTCCACCTCGGCGAACCCCGCCGCACCCTCGACGACGGCGAGCTTGCCGCCCTCCGGGAGCGCCTGCAGCGCCAGCTCGCCCGCCGCGCGACCCGCGGACAGCTCGTCCTGGGTCACCAGGGCCACCAGCTCCTCGTAGACGTCCTCGAGGTCGCGCTCGCTGGGGTCGCCGACCTGCGAGGCCACGGCCACGGTCGGGATGTCGGCGTCGGCGAGCTGGTCGACGAGCCCGACCGCCACGCCGGAGTCCACGGGCAGGATGAGGACCCCGTCGGGCGCCTGCCCGATCAGGTCCTGCACGTCGTTCGACTGCTTCTCCGTGTCGCTCTGGGCGTCCAGCTCGACGATGGTCACGCCCAGCTCGTCGGCCCGGGCCCTGATGCCCTCACCGATGGCGGACGGGAAGGGGAAGCTCAACCCGAGGTTCGAGACCCCGATCGTCAGGTCCTCCGAGCCGGAGCCCGATGCGCTCTCGGCGCCGTCGACCTCGCCGCACGCAGCGAGGCCCAGTGCCATCACACACGCCAGTCCACCGAGAAGCGGGCGTCGGTTCATGTTGTTCTCCCTTGCCGGACGCGGCGTCGTCGCCGGTCCCGTCGGTGACACCACCACCGGGGAAGAAGCGCGCATCGAGCGCGCTCGGCGGGGCGTTCAAACGTTTGAGTGAGAGGAACATACGTGACGGCGCTCTCACTGCGCAAGGGTTTGCAGGCATCGATTCATACGTTTGAACGATGCGGCACGCGGAGCCGGTCCCGCCGCACCGTGGTCCACCCGCACCCGGTCATTGAACCGTTTCAAGCGGAACCGCGCCAGAGGTCGACCCGAAGCGCGTCCCCGTGACGAGCGTCAGCCCAGGGCGTCCTCGAGCCACTCCCCCAGCACGACGGCGCTCGCGGCGACCTGCGCCGGCCAGTCCCAGGCGGACTCGTCGGCGGCGTCGGAGACGTGCTTGACGAGCGTCACGCGGGCGCCGGCGGCCTGCGCGGCCCAGGCCACGGCGTACCCCTCCATGTCCACCAGCGTCGCCCGCCGCGCGAGGGCGTCGCGGACGGCGGGGTCGGTGACGAAGACGTCCCCGCTGGCGAGCACGGTGCCCGCGTCGCCCGTGCCGAGGGCGAGCAGCTCGTGGGGGTCGTGCCCGAGCTGACGGATCGCCTCGGCGCTGAGGTCGTGGTTGAGCACCGTGCCGGGGAGGTACAGGCCCGTGACACCGGGGCGCAGCGCCCCGGCGGTGCCCACGTTGACGACGTGCACCACCGTCGGGTCGGGGACGCGGGCGAGGGCGGCGGCGACGGCGGCGGCCGCCGGCACCTTGCCGATGCCGGTGACGAGCAGCGGGTAGCGCTCGGGCACCCCCGCGGCCTCGGCACGCGTCGCGGCGACGACGAGGACGTCGGTACGCCGCGGGGAGGCGCTCACCAGCCCGCCGGCAGCGGTCGACCCTCGTGGAAGCCGGCCGCCGACTGCACGCCCACCACGGCGCGCTCGTGGAGCTCGGCGATGTTGCGCGCACCCGCGTAGGTGCAGGCGGACCGCACGCCGGCGCTGATGTGGTCGATGAGGTCCTCGACGCCGGGGCGCGCCGGGTCGACGTACATCCGCGACGAGGAGATGCCCTCCTCGTAGAGACCCTTCCGCGCCCGGTCGTAGGCCGACTCGGTCGACGTGCGGTGGGCGACGGCGCGGGCCGAGGCCATGCCGAACGAGACCTTGTAGGCCCGGCCGTCGGAGTCGACCTGCAGGTCGCCCGGCGACTCGTGCGTGCCGGCGAACCACGAGCCGACCATCACCGACGACGCACCGGCGGCGAGGGCGAGCGCGACGTCGCGCGGGTGCCGGACGCCACCGTCGGCCCACACGTGCGCGCCCTCGGCAGCGGCGGCCTCCGCGCATTCGAGCACCGCGGAGAACTGCGGCCGCCCGACGCCCGTCATCATGCGCGTGGTGCACATCGCGCCCGGTCCGACACCGACCTTGACGATGTCGGCACCGGCGGCGACGAGCTCACGCGTGCCCTCGGCCGAGACCACGTTGCCGGCGGCGACCGGCACCTGCGGGTCGAGCGCCCGCACGGCCTTCAGCGCGTCGAGCATCCGGTCCTGGTCGCCGTGGGCCGTGTCGACGACGAGGGCGTCGACGCCGGCCTCGAGCAGGGCGGCGGCGCGTCCCGCCACGTCGCCGTTGACGCCGATCGCCGCCGCGATGCGGAGGCCACCCCGCGCGTCGACCGCCGGGGTGTAGAGCGTGGCCCGCAGCGCGCCGGTGCGCGTGAGCACGCCGAGCAGCCGACCCTGGCCATCGACCGCGGGCGCGAGGCGCACCCGCGCGCGGTCGAGCAGGTCGAACGCCCGACGCGGGTCGGTGTCCGCGCCCAGCGTCACGAGCGACGTCGACATGACGTCGCGCACCTGGGTGAAGCGGTCCACGTCGGTGCAGTCGTCCGCCGCGACGACGCCCACGGGGCGACCGTCCTCGACGACCACCGCGGCGCGGTGCGAGCGCTTGGGGATGAGGGCGAGCGCGTCGCCCACCGTCTGGGTCGGCGCGAGCTCGATCGGCGTGTCGAAGACGTGGTGGCGGGCCTTCACCCAGCCGACCACCTCGCGCACCACGTCGAGCGGGATGTCCTGCGGGATGACCGTGATGCCGCCGCGGCGGGCCACCGTCTCCGCCATCCGGCGGCCGGCGACGGCCGTCATGTTGGCCACGACGATCGGCAGGGTCGCCCCGGTGCCGTCCGTCGTGGCGAGGTCGACGTCGAAGCGGCTGGCCACCGTGGAGTGGCGCGGCACCATGAAGACGTCGTCATAGGTCAGCTCGTGCGGAGGCACGCGGTCATGGAGGAAACGCACGTGGACCCACGATAGCCGTCCTGGCGTCGATCTACTCGACGTCGACCCAGCCGAGGGTGCGGTCGACCGCCTTGCGCCAGCCGGCGTGCCCCTCGGCGCGCTGCGCGTCGTCCCAGGTCGGCTCCCAGCGCCGCGACTCGTGCCAGTTGGCCCGCAGCTCGTCCGTGTCCTTCCAGAACCCGACGGCCAGTCCCGCGGCGTACGCCGCACCCAGCGCCGTCGTCTCCGCGACCTCCGGCCGGCTCACCGGCACGCCGAGCACGTCGGCCTGGATCTGCATGCACAGCGCGTTGGCGGTGACGCCACCGTCGACCCGGAGCACCTCGAGGCGCACGCCGGAGTCCTGCTCCATGGCGTCGACCACGTCCTTGCTCTGGTAGCAGATCGCCTCCAGGGTCGCCCGGGCCACGTGGGCGTTCGTGTTGAAGCGCGAGAGGCCGACGATGGCGCCGCGGGCGTCGCTGCGCCAGTACGGCGCGAACAACCCGGAGAAGGCCGGCACGAAGTACACGCCGCCGTTGTCGTCGAC
This Nocardioides alkalitolerans DNA region includes the following protein-coding sequences:
- a CDS encoding sugar ABC transporter substrate-binding protein, translating into MALGLAACGEVDGAESASGSGSEDLTIGVSNLGLSFPFPSAIGEGIRARADELGVTIVELDAQSDTEKQSNDVQDLIGQAPDGVLILPVDSGVAVGLVDQLADADIPTVAVASQVGDPSERDLEDVYEELVALVTQDELSAGRAAGELALQALPEGGKLAVVEGAAGFAEVELRFAEFLDPAEEAGVTFDVVARQPGDWTVEGAQGACQNLLAGDPDIDVLYAESDDMAVGCAEAVDAAGSDAVVIGIGGSQLGIDGVKAGTVYGTVCFKPRDLGELAMQVIYDHLTGEESRESEFVSYDTPAVTAENVDDCVPQW
- a CDS encoding GuaB1 family IMP dehydrogenase-related protein — protein: MRFLHDRVPPHELTYDDVFMVPRHSTVASRFDVDLATTDGTGATLPIVVANMTAVAGRRMAETVARRGGITVIPQDIPLDVVREVVGWVKARHHVFDTPIELAPTQTVGDALALIPKRSHRAAVVVEDGRPVGVVAADDCTDVDRFTQVRDVMSTSLVTLGADTDPRRAFDLLDRARVRLAPAVDGQGRLLGVLTRTGALRATLYTPAVDARGGLRIAAAIGVNGDVAGRAAALLEAGVDALVVDTAHGDQDRMLDALKAVRALDPQVPVAAGNVVSAEGTRELVAAGADIVKVGVGPGAMCTTRMMTGVGRPQFSAVLECAEAAAAEGAHVWADGGVRHPRDVALALAAGASSVMVGSWFAGTHESPGDLQVDSDGRAYKVSFGMASARAVAHRTSTESAYDRARKGLYEEGISSSRMYVDPARPGVEDLIDHISAGVRSACTYAGARNIAELHERAVVGVQSAAGFHEGRPLPAGW
- a CDS encoding nucleosidase — translated: MSASPRRTDVLVVAATRAEAAGVPERYPLLVTGIGKVPAAAAVAAALARVPDPTVVHVVNVGTAGALRPGVTGLYLPGTVLNHDLSAEAIRQLGHDPHELLALGTGDAGTVLASGDVFVTDPAVRDALARRATLVDMEGYAVAWAAQAAGARVTLVKHVSDAADESAWDWPAQVAASAVVLGEWLEDALG